From Pararhodobacter zhoushanensis, the proteins below share one genomic window:
- a CDS encoding ABC transporter permease, producing the protein MPASRPARRPLPLTWLGVAPFFLFVGLFLLLPTAYIVVGAFRTPQGGFTFDNILALNTPTILSAYWVSIKISFWSALIGCVVGFAIAAALTVGGLPRSVRNPMMTFSGVASNFAGVPLAFAFIATIGPAGIITLYLRSEFGINLRLMGFNLLSTLGLVITYLFFQIPLMILIITPALDGLKREWREAAAILGATGLQYWRMVAFPILFPSILGTMALLFANAFGAVATAIALTGPSLNIAPILLYAQIRGDVLGSPNLGYALAFGMIVITGLANALYIVLRARSERWLK; encoded by the coding sequence ATGCCCGCCTCGCGCCCTGCACGCCGTCCCTTGCCGTTGACATGGCTGGGCGTGGCTCCGTTCTTCCTGTTCGTGGGTCTCTTTCTGCTGCTGCCCACGGCGTATATCGTCGTCGGCGCGTTTCGCACGCCCCAAGGCGGTTTCACCTTTGACAACATTCTGGCGCTGAACACGCCGACGATCCTGTCGGCCTATTGGGTGTCGATCAAGATCAGCTTCTGGTCGGCGCTGATCGGCTGTGTCGTCGGTTTTGCCATCGCCGCCGCGCTGACGGTCGGGGGCTTGCCGCGCTCGGTCCGCAACCCGATGATGACCTTCTCGGGCGTTGCGTCGAACTTTGCCGGTGTGCCGCTGGCCTTCGCCTTTATTGCGACCATCGGCCCGGCTGGGATCATCACGCTGTACCTGCGCAGCGAATTCGGCATCAACCTGCGTCTGATGGGCTTCAACCTGCTCTCGACGCTGGGTCTGGTGATCACGTACCTGTTCTTCCAGATCCCGCTGATGATCCTGATCATCACCCCCGCACTGGACGGTCTGAAACGCGAATGGCGCGAGGCTGCGGCGATTTTGGGCGCAACCGGCCTGCAATACTGGCGCATGGTGGCGTTCCCGATCCTGTTTCCGTCGATCCTGGGCACCATGGCGCTGCTCTTTGCCAATGCCTTTGGCGCGGTGGCGACGGCGATTGCCCTGACCGGCCCCTCGCTGAACATCGCGCCGATCCTTCTGTACGCGCAGATCCGGGGTGACGTGCTGGGCTCGCCCAACCTTGGCTACGCGCTGGCCTTCGGGATGATCGTCATCACCGGCCTTGCCAATGCGCTCTACATCGTGCTGCGCGCGCGCTCGGAAAGGTGGCTGAAATGA
- a CDS encoding ABC transporter permease — translation MTKFWSWGALLFGVLFFLMPLYGMTEFSLKMRRGEYSFDAYTAVINNPQFQATFSYSVIMALVTIAFGVLLVVPTAFWVRLKMPWLRPWVEFITLLPLVIPSIVVVFGYIRLYNTSSWLPLTGTALGTNILLMFGYTVLALPYMYRAVDTGLRTIDVATLTEAAQSLGAGWATIIVRVILPNVLGAVLSGAFLTFAIVIGEFTMAALLDRPAFGPFMQLLGANRAYEPAALAVIAFGITWACMGLIQLVTRFSKHNRLAR, via the coding sequence ATGACCAAGTTCTGGTCCTGGGGCGCGCTGCTTTTCGGCGTGTTGTTCTTCCTGATGCCGCTCTACGGCATGACCGAATTCTCGCTGAAGATGCGGCGCGGCGAATATTCGTTCGATGCCTATACGGCGGTGATCAACAACCCGCAGTTTCAGGCGACGTTTTCCTATTCGGTGATCATGGCGCTGGTGACGATCGCCTTTGGCGTGCTGCTGGTCGTGCCGACCGCGTTCTGGGTGCGGCTCAAGATGCCGTGGCTGCGGCCGTGGGTCGAATTCATCACGCTGTTGCCGCTGGTCATCCCGTCCATTGTCGTCGTTTTCGGCTATATCCGGCTGTACAACACCTCCAGCTGGCTGCCGCTGACGGGCACGGCGCTGGGCACCAACATCCTGCTGATGTTCGGCTATACCGTGCTGGCGCTGCCGTATATGTACCGCGCCGTGGATACCGGATTGCGCACCATCGACGTCGCCACCCTGACCGAAGCCGCGCAATCTCTGGGCGCGGGCTGGGCGACGATCATCGTCCGGGTGATCCTGCCCAATGTGCTGGGTGCGGTGCTGTCGGGGGCCTTTCTGACCTTCGCCATCGTGATCGGTGAATTCACCATGGCGGCACTTCTGGACCGCCCCGCCTTTGGGCCTTTCATGCAGCTTTTGGGCGCCAACCGCGCCTATGAACCCGCAGCACTTGCGGTGATCGCCTTCGGCATCACCTGGGCCTGCATGGGGTTGATCCAGCTGGTCACCCGCTTTTCCAAACATAACAGACTGGCACGCTGA
- the acuR gene encoding acrylate utilization transcriptional regulator AcuR: protein MTVNHAPIPEPKRRGRPKADPATSDTRARLLRTGMIHLTERGYAATGVDEILANAGVPKGSFYHHFGSKSAFGAALIDAYHLYFVARLTRALDDIGLSPLDRLRRFTKDAEAGMARHGFTRGCLIGNLGQEMGALPEEFRARLIEVLADWQARTAACLRAAQDAGALKPGLNPDALAALFWTGWEGAVLRAKLERRPDPLHHFADTFFDLIATERPSCSTPS from the coding sequence ATGACGGTCAATCACGCCCCCATCCCTGAACCCAAACGCCGGGGCCGCCCCAAGGCCGATCCGGCAACGTCTGACACGCGGGCGCGGCTTTTGCGCACCGGGATGATCCATCTGACCGAACGCGGCTATGCCGCGACGGGGGTGGACGAGATCCTCGCAAACGCTGGCGTGCCCAAGGGCAGCTTTTACCATCACTTCGGCTCAAAATCCGCGTTCGGCGCGGCGTTGATCGACGCGTATCACCTCTATTTCGTCGCCAGACTGACCCGCGCGCTGGACGACATCGGCCTGTCCCCGCTCGACCGCCTGCGCCGCTTCACCAAGGATGCCGAGGCCGGCATGGCCCGGCACGGCTTCACGCGCGGTTGTCTGATCGGCAATCTGGGGCAGGAAATGGGCGCGCTGCCTGAAGAGTTCCGTGCCCGGCTGATCGAGGTGCTGGCCGACTGGCAAGCGCGCACCGCCGCCTGTCTGCGCGCCGCCCAAGACGCGGGCGCGCTGAAACCCGGCCTGAACCCCGATGCGCTGGCCGCCCTGTTCTGGACCGGATGGGAGGGGGCCGTGCTGCGCGCCAAGCTGGAACGCAGGCCAGACCCGCTGCACCACTTCGCCGACACTTTCTTTGATCTTATCGCAACCGAGAGGCCCTCATGTTCGACGCCATCCTGA
- the acuI gene encoding acrylyl-CoA reductase (NADPH) has product MFDAILIDKTGDAQTVSQTTVSEGDLPEGDVLIDVAYSTLNYKDALAITGAAPVVRRFPMVPGIDFSGIVRESSHPDYAPGDAVILNGWGVGETHWGGLGKVARVKGGWLVPLPKGISLRQAMGIGTAGYTAMLCVMALAQQGITPEMGEIAVTGAAGGVGSVATALLASRGYDVAAVTGRASEGDYLKDLGAKTIVDRAELSGKPRALGKERFAGGVDVAGSIVLANLLSMTRYGGAVAACGLAAGMDLPASVAPFILRGVTLVGVDSVMCPAAKRREAWLLLAKELDLAKLDALCVELPFDQVIATAPKFLAGQVRGRVIVPVSPDLG; this is encoded by the coding sequence ATGTTCGACGCCATCCTGATCGATAAAACCGGCGACGCGCAAACCGTGTCGCAAACCACCGTGTCCGAGGGCGATCTGCCCGAGGGCGACGTGCTCATCGACGTTGCCTATTCGACGCTGAACTACAAGGACGCGCTGGCGATCACCGGGGCTGCCCCTGTGGTGCGCCGTTTCCCGATGGTCCCCGGCATCGACTTTTCCGGCATCGTGCGTGAAAGCAGCCACCCCGATTATGCCCCCGGCGACGCGGTCATCCTGAACGGCTGGGGCGTCGGTGAAACCCATTGGGGCGGCTTGGGCAAGGTAGCGCGGGTCAAGGGCGGCTGGCTGGTGCCGCTGCCCAAGGGGATCTCCTTGCGGCAGGCCATGGGGATCGGCACGGCGGGCTATACGGCGATGCTGTGTGTGATGGCGCTGGCGCAGCAGGGCATCACTCCGGAGATGGGCGAGATCGCCGTGACCGGTGCCGCCGGGGGTGTCGGCTCGGTGGCGACGGCGCTGCTGGCCTCGCGCGGCTATGATGTGGCGGCGGTCACAGGCCGCGCGTCGGAAGGTGACTATCTCAAAGACCTTGGTGCGAAAACCATTGTGGACCGGGCCGAGCTGTCGGGCAAACCCCGCGCGCTGGGCAAAGAGCGTTTTGCGGGTGGCGTCGATGTGGCGGGAAGCATTGTGCTGGCCAATCTTCTGTCGATGACCCGCTATGGCGGCGCGGTGGCGGCCTGCGGTCTGGCGGCGGGGATGGATCTGCCCGCCTCGGTCGCGCCGTTCATCCTGCGCGGCGTCACCTTGGTCGGCGTCGATAGCGTCATGTGCCCGGCGGCGAAGCGGCGTGAGGCTTGGCTGCTGCTGGCCAAGGAGCTGGATCTGGCCAAACTGGACGCGCTGTGTGTCGAGCTGCCCTTCGATCAGGTGATCGCAACCGCGCCGAAGTTTCTGGCCGGGCAGGTGCGGGGCCGGGTCATCGTGCCCGTCTCGCCCGACCTGGGCTGA
- a CDS encoding dimethylsulfoniopropionate lyase, with protein MSETESRLFDHPSWLYLLREFDTLYRHGSAGGSRLIRAHRKRVRDTLSMVIDANPAITLRAPEVKPVTAHLPRALDLGERGVVGSMARALSRVAPLLTWEYGYEKVPKALAQKYAYCEVLGPRGPVRSDRLVLGFVLFAPRTTYPQHSHQEIEESYISIAGAWSENDTAVHAPGSLILNRPDHEHRITTADLDPCLLAYAWVGPEERLSAPGMKLSASRKQRMSEGI; from the coding sequence ATGTCCGAGACCGAGAGCCGGCTGTTCGACCACCCCTCATGGCTGTATCTGCTGCGCGAGTTTGATACGCTCTACCGGCACGGCTCGGCCGGGGGCAGCCGGTTGATCCGGGCGCATCGCAAGCGGGTGCGCGATACGCTTTCGATGGTGATCGATGCGAACCCCGCAATCACCCTGCGCGCGCCTGAGGTGAAGCCGGTCACCGCCCATCTGCCCCGTGCGCTGGATCTGGGCGAGCGGGGCGTTGTCGGCAGCATGGCCCGCGCGCTGTCGCGGGTCGCGCCGCTGCTCACGTGGGAATACGGCTACGAGAAGGTGCCCAAGGCGCTGGCTCAGAAATACGCCTATTGCGAGGTTCTGGGACCGCGCGGTCCGGTCCGCTCGGACCGGCTGGTGCTGGGCTTTGTGCTATTCGCGCCTCGAACCACCTATCCGCAGCACAGTCATCAGGAGATCGAGGAAAGCTATATCTCAATCGCCGGGGCGTGGTCCGAGAATGACACGGCGGTGCATGCGCCCGGCTCGCTGATCCTCAACCGCCCGGATCATGAGCACCGCATCACCACCGCCGATCTGGACCCCTGCCTGCTGGCCTACGCCTGGGTCGGACCCGAGGAGCGCCTGAGCGCGCCGGGCATGAAGCTGAGCGCCAGCCGCAAGCAGCGCATGAGCGAAGGGATCTGA